A stretch of Eschrichtius robustus isolate mEscRob2 chromosome 6, mEscRob2.pri, whole genome shotgun sequence DNA encodes these proteins:
- the COX17 gene encoding cytochrome c oxidase copper chaperone translates to MPGLAAASPAPSESQEKKPLKPCCACPETKKARDACIIEKGEENCGHLIEAHKECMRALGFKI, encoded by the exons ATGCCGGGTCTGGCGGCCGCAAGCCCTGCCCCATCTGAGTCGCAGGAGAAGAAGCCTCTGAAGCCCTGCTGCGCCTGCCCGGAGACCAAGAAGGCGCGCGATGCGTG CATcattgagaaaggagaagagaactGTGGACACCTAATTGAGGCCCACAAGGAATGCATGAGAGCCCTGGGATTTAAGATATGA